The DNA segment ATAGTTGCCTTCTTCTTAGTAAGAAAAAAACGTAATAACTAATAAAGAATATGTTGAATGAGTTAGAATAAAAATATTATTTTAATTTATAATAATATGTTATTTAATTATATTAATTCTTTTTAAATTATAATATACTGTTTATGTAGGGAAGCTGTGTTTAGATATATCAAAGCATTAGTTATTAAAATATAAATTCAAGGTGGTTTCAAAAGGAACTAAATAATTTAAAAATTTAAATAAAAAATACGTAATAAAAATCAACTTCATATTTATTGGAGTTGATTTTTTATGGGAAATAACTATTTTAAGTATAATTATTAGAGAAAAGATTAGAAATATGATAAAATTTTATAGTTAAGCAAAATAACTATTAAGGAGTTTAGACATGGAAACAAAGTTATTTATAGATGGTCTTGAAGTTTTTTCTAATCATGGATTGTTTGCTGAAGAAAAAAAATTAGGACAAAAGTTTATTTTTGACATAGAATGTTTAGTCGACTATAGTAGAGCAATAGTAAGTGATGAAATGGTAGATAGTGTGAGTTATGCAGATATAGCAGATGTTATTTATAAAACTTCTACAGAGAATACTTTTAATTTGTTGGAACGCCTAGCAGGAGAAGTAGTAAAAAATATTTTTAATACTTTTCCAGAAGTAAAAGAAATAAAGCTAGCAATTAATAAACCTGCTGCTCCTATAAAATATCACTTTAAAGAATGTGGCGTGAAGTTACTTATAACGCGCAAGGAGTACGAGAGTTTATAATGATTATTTTAGGACTTGGAACAAATATAGAACCCCGAGAGCAATATTTAAGGAAAGCGCTAGAAGAAATATCTCAAAGGGGTATTAAAATAACTAAGCAAAGTAAGATTTATCAAACTCCAGCTTGGGGTGGGGTAGCAAATCAAAATTTTTTAAATATGTGTATTGAAGTTGATTGTAATTTAAAAGCACATGAATTATTGGATATAATTCAAGAAATAGAACTAGATCTAGGACGTGTTCGCCTGAAACATTGGGGAAATAGAACGATAGATATTGATATTATAGAGTATAAAGGACAAAAGTTTAATGATGAAAGATTAACAGTTCCTCATAAGTATCTTCATGATAGAAACTTTGTTTTACAACCTATTTATGAGTTGTATGGTGATGTGAAGATAGATGGAAAAAGTATAAAAAAATCGTTAGAAAATATCGATGCTCCTATTGAAGTCTATTTAGAAAAGATATAGAAGAAAGGATAGAGAATGTTTAAAATAAGAGAAGTAGAAATACCAAATAAAGTTGTTTTAGCACCTATGGCAGGAGTTTGTAATGCCGCTTTTCGACTAACAGCAAAAGAGTTTGGAGCGGGCTTGGTTTGTGCGGAGATGGTTAGTGATAAAGCCATTTTGTTTAATAATCAAAAAACTATGAATATGTTATATATAGACCCGAGAGAACGTCCGCTTAGTCTTCAAATATTTGGTGGAGAAATAGACACTTTAGTAGAAGCAGCAAAATATGTAGATAAAAATACAGAGG comes from the Gemella morbillorum genome and includes:
- the folB gene encoding dihydroneopterin aldolase; this translates as METKLFIDGLEVFSNHGLFAEEKKLGQKFIFDIECLVDYSRAIVSDEMVDSVSYADIADVIYKTSTENTFNLLERLAGEVVKNIFNTFPEVKEIKLAINKPAAPIKYHFKECGVKLLITRKEYESL
- the folK gene encoding 2-amino-4-hydroxy-6-hydroxymethyldihydropteridine diphosphokinase; the encoded protein is MIILGLGTNIEPREQYLRKALEEISQRGIKITKQSKIYQTPAWGGVANQNFLNMCIEVDCNLKAHELLDIIQEIELDLGRVRLKHWGNRTIDIDIIEYKGQKFNDERLTVPHKYLHDRNFVLQPIYELYGDVKIDGKSIKKSLENIDAPIEVYLEKI